TCTCCTGCTTCGTCTCAACTTCGTGGAAGTCCCTGTACGTGGTTTCCGTTCAAAGAGTGGAGCTCCAGTGACAAAGAAAAGGAGGAGAGAAAGTGATTGTGTTTCCAATTCCGGCCACGGCGACGAGTAAGGTTGGTGCTTTAGCTTCGCCTCAACTCGGCAAACGTCTCTGTGGTCTTTGTTTTACAAGACGAGCTCTGAGGAGGGAGAATCGAAAGGAGGAAGGTTTTTGAGTTTCCCGGCGTTGTTCTTCGTTTTCCTGCGAGCTTCAAATTCAGTTCAAGTATCAAAGTTAGTCAATTCTTCAACCTCTATCTCTCTGTATACTTGAATTCAAGTTTGGTAAAGTTTTGGAGAGATTGAGATTTTGGGCAGGTCGTCGACCACTGTATTGTGTGCGGTGGCGGTGCTGACCTCCTCAGCTCGTCCTTGATTCAGTTTTTGTTCATAAATATGGATTGATGATTAGTATGCTTTTCTAGAATTGTTGAAATTACAGAAATGGAGAATTGGAGAAGTTGGGATTTTAAGTCTTCGGCGACAGAAACGGCGGTGTGGCAGTGTTTTGGTGTTTGTTTGGTAATTTCCAATCGAATGAAACTACAGGAATGATTTTGATATTGTTATGCTTGAATTCTAGTTTTGTTAACGGATGAAGAATCTGACTTTTGGGCAGTGAGTTTAGCATGATGGAAGCATGCATGCTGAATTGGAGTTGAGTCGGTTGTTGTGGCGCAATATGGATACTACACGGATTTAAGTGCAAAGACGAATTAGGATGTGGACGTAAAATGAATTGAGTAGGTTGATTGGGAAATTATTGAAAAAGGTGAGAGGATATAAGACATAGGTATTTGGGTGTCCACATCAATTCCGAGAACTTGATCGATTCATATTTTGGAAATAAGAGATTTAGTTGATATGAAGTAATTCGCCAACTTTATTGGAATAACGATGTGTGGATCGGAGGTGTGTTGCCATCGTAG
The window above is part of the Fragaria vesca subsp. vesca linkage group LG2, FraVesHawaii_1.0, whole genome shotgun sequence genome. Proteins encoded here:
- the LOC101291407 gene encoding uncharacterized protein LOC101291407, producing the protein MSPASSQLRGSPCTWFPFKEWSSSDKEKEERNFASTRQTSLWSLFYKTSSEEGESKGGRFLSFPALFFVFLRASNSVQVSKIVEITEMENWRSWDFKSSATETAVWQCFGVCL